One genomic region from Magnetococcales bacterium encodes:
- a CDS encoding aldo/keto reductase, with the protein MEYRSFGRTGLQVSVFTLGGMRFLRVWDQPADELPDESLENAHQVVVAALEAGCNLIETAQGYPKSEALIGHALRHVPPSLRGRSLLEGKGAPTATPEAMRENLERTLRRLGVDRLDLFALHGINNELDYQRTFGPRGCLAVLEQARNEGLIGHLGFSSHAPLSLMLRTLSTNAFDFFNVHYYYFHPANGPAIALAAALGMGVFIISPNDKGGLLYQPPQRLQRLTAPLHPVNFNERWLLAHPEIHTMSIGLSEPAQMGIHLQTLAPKPFWGAEERAAEARLQAAVRNSDLERCRGLCQRCLPCPEKIEIPEMMRLLKLAECYDMVEFGRYRYGNMQPDNRWVPGAKGVACTRCGDCLPRCPAGVAIPERLLTAHRLLDGETRDDP; encoded by the coding sequence ATGGAATATCGATCCTTTGGTCGCACCGGTCTACAGGTATCCGTTTTTACCCTGGGGGGCATGCGCTTTCTGCGCGTCTGGGACCAGCCGGCGGACGAACTGCCGGATGAGAGCCTGGAAAATGCCCATCAGGTGGTTGTGGCTGCCCTTGAGGCAGGGTGCAATCTGATTGAGACGGCCCAGGGCTACCCCAAGAGCGAGGCGTTGATTGGACATGCCTTGCGTCATGTGCCCCCTTCCTTGCGGGGCCGCTCTCTCCTCGAAGGCAAAGGGGCGCCCACCGCCACCCCGGAGGCCATGCGGGAAAATCTGGAACGAACCTTGCGCCGCCTGGGGGTGGACCGTCTGGATCTCTTTGCCTTGCATGGGATCAACAACGAACTCGATTATCAAAGGACTTTTGGGCCGCGTGGATGCTTGGCTGTCCTCGAACAGGCCCGCAACGAGGGATTGATCGGGCATCTGGGGTTTTCATCCCATGCCCCCCTGTCGCTGATGTTGCGAACCCTGAGCACAAACGCTTTTGATTTTTTCAATGTCCACTATTACTACTTTCACCCCGCAAACGGGCCGGCAATAGCCCTGGCCGCAGCTTTGGGCATGGGGGTTTTCATCATTTCGCCCAACGACAAAGGGGGGTTGCTCTATCAACCTCCCCAACGATTGCAGCGCCTCACCGCCCCGTTGCACCCGGTCAACTTCAACGAACGGTGGTTGTTGGCCCATCCTGAAATACACACCATGAGCATCGGTTTAAGCGAACCCGCCCAGATGGGCATACATCTGCAAACGCTCGCGCCCAAACCCTTCTGGGGCGCCGAAGAGCGGGCCGCCGAGGCCCGTTTGCAGGCTGCGGTGCGGAATTCGGACCTGGAAAGATGTCGCGGTTTGTGCCAAAGATGCCTTCCCTGTCCGGAAAAGATTGAAATTCCCGAAATGATGCGGCTTCTGAAACTGGCGGAGTGTTATGACATGGTTGAGTTTGGCCGCTATCGCTACGGCAACATGCAGCCAGACAATCGTTGGGTTCCCGGCGCCAAGGGGGTGGCTTGTACGCGCTGTGGTGACTGCCTGCCCCGTTGCCCAGCCGGGGTGGCCATCCCGGAACGGCTCTTGACGGCACATCGCCTGCTGGATGGTGAAACGAGGGATGATCCATAA